In Tubulanus polymorphus chromosome 2, tnTubPoly1.2, whole genome shotgun sequence, a single window of DNA contains:
- the LOC141899488 gene encoding protein mago nashi homolog, with the protein MTSSGDFYLRYYVGHKGKFGHEFLEFEFRPDGKLRYANNSNYKNDTMIRKEAYVHRSVMEELKRIIEDAEIMQENDSLWPQPDRVGRQELEIVIGDEHISFTTSKIGSLVDVHQSKDPEGLRTFYYLVQDLKCLVFSLIGLHFKIKPI; encoded by the exons ATGACATCGTCTGGCGATTTTTACCTACGTTATTACGTGGGGCACAAGGGCAAATTCGGCCACGAGTTTCtggaatttgaatttcgtCCCGATG GGAAACTGAGATACGCCAATAATTCGAACTATAAGAATGACACAATGATCAGGAAAGAA GCCTATGTTCACCGTTCAGTGATGGAAGAATTAAAACGAATAATTGAAGATGCGGAGATCATGCaagaaaatgattcattatGGCCTCAGCCCGATCGAGTTGGACGACAG GAACTGGAAATTGTCATCGGCGATGAACATATTTCCTTTACAACGTCAAAAATTGGTTCTTTAGTAGACGTTCACCAGAGCAA aGATCCAGAAGGCTTGCGTACATTCTATTACCTAGTTCAAGATTTGAAGTGTTTAGTGTTCTCGCTCATCGGATTACATTTCAAGATCAAGCCTATCTAA